In a genomic window of Candidatus Hadarchaeales archaeon:
- a CDS encoding GNAT family N-acetyltransferase encodes MTEYQLREASEEDAEQVEALAKLCQPLRASVKGTYEYLALCFPKYFLVALGPTGMAGFVIGLPSLSGEAWIYQICVHPDHRRRRVGELLMEEELRRFRSDRFPRVRARVLETNQPSLSLMRKMGLREVGKKGEWVELQREL; translated from the coding sequence TTGACTGAATATCAGTTGAGGGAAGCCAGCGAAGAAGATGCCGAACAGGTAGAGGCCTTGGCCAAGCTCTGTCAACCACTCAGGGCCTCCGTGAAGGGCACCTACGAGTACTTGGCCCTTTGCTTTCCCAAGTACTTCCTGGTCGCCCTAGGACCAACTGGGATGGCCGGCTTCGTAATAGGCCTCCCCAGCCTGAGCGGGGAGGCCTGGATCTACCAGATCTGCGTCCACCCAGACCACAGGAGGAGGAGGGTGGGAGAGCTCCTGATGGAAGAGGAGCTGAGGAGGTTCCGTTCCGACCGCTTTCCCAGGGTGAGGGCCAGGGTACTGGAAACCAATCAACCCTCCCTCTCCCTCATGCGCAAGATGGGCCTCAGGGAAGTGGGAAAGAAGGGGGAGTGGGTAGAGCTCCAAAGGGAGCTCTAG
- a CDS encoding replication factor C small subunit, protein MEETEIWTEKYRPKKLDEMVGQAEIVARLKNFVRTKALPHLLFAGPPGTGKTTAALCLARELFGEEYWRQNLLELNASDERGIDTIRERVKDYARTMPIGEVPYKIVLLDEADALTAEAQQALRRTMEMYSRTCRFILDCNYSSRIIEPIQSRCALFRFRRLTDEDIRGMLERIAKEEKLTLDPKAVEAIIRVSEGDLRRAINLLQAAAAVKKHVTEKAVYEVAAVAHPEEVREMVELALKGDFEEARKKLYELLIDQGLSGEDVLNQVHRQVLNLKIPERKKLELIEKLGEFSFRIVEGANERIQLEAMLAQFALVGS, encoded by the coding sequence TTGGAGGAAACGGAGATCTGGACGGAGAAGTACAGGCCCAAAAAGCTGGACGAGATGGTAGGGCAGGCGGAAATCGTGGCTAGGCTCAAGAACTTCGTGAGAACCAAGGCTCTACCGCATCTCCTCTTCGCTGGGCCACCGGGGACTGGAAAGACGACCGCTGCGCTTTGTCTGGCGAGGGAACTCTTTGGGGAGGAATACTGGAGACAGAATCTGTTGGAGCTCAACGCGAGCGACGAGAGGGGGATAGACACCATAAGGGAGAGGGTGAAGGACTATGCCCGTACCATGCCCATTGGGGAAGTCCCCTACAAGATCGTGCTATTGGACGAAGCCGATGCCCTCACCGCTGAAGCCCAGCAGGCCCTGAGGAGGACGATGGAGATGTACTCTAGGACCTGCAGGTTCATCTTGGATTGTAACTATTCCAGCAGGATCATCGAACCCATCCAGTCCAGGTGTGCCCTCTTCCGCTTCCGCAGGCTGACGGACGAGGACATCAGGGGAATGCTCGAGAGGATTGCGAAGGAGGAAAAGCTCACCTTGGACCCAAAGGCCGTGGAGGCCATCATCAGGGTGAGCGAAGGAGACCTGAGGAGGGCCATCAACCTCTTGCAGGCCGCTGCCGCGGTGAAGAAGCACGTGACGGAGAAGGCGGTATACGAGGTGGCTGCCGTGGCCCACCCTGAGGAGGTGAGGGAGATGGTGGAGCTGGCCTTGAAGGGAGATTTTGAGGAGGCCAGGAAAAAACTTTACGAGCTCCTCATCGATCAGGGCCTGTCAGGAGAAGATGTGTTAAACCAGGTGCACAGGCAGGTCCTGAACCTGAAGATCCCAGAAAGGAAAAAGCTGGAGCTGATAGAAAAGCTGGGAGAATTTTCCTTCAGAATCGTGGAGGGTGCAAACGAGAGGATTCAGCTGGAGGCCATGTTGGCCCAGTTCGCCCTCGTGGGTTCCTAG
- the ileS gene encoding isoleucine--tRNA ligase: MRPASKSYHPPEAEKRIQKWWEERGIYGKVKEKVKDRRPWYFLDGPPYASGSIHLGTAWNKILKDVFLRYWTMRGLNVRRQPGWDCHGLPIEVMVEERLGIRSKKDIEKKIGVEKFIEECKRWALEHVRLMTEQFKRLGVWMDWDEPYLTLTNQYIESAWWTLKKAHEKGLLRKDLRVIHWCPRCETALAEHEVRGEYYEVKDPSLYAKFKLKGEEGYLLIWTTTPWTLPANLAVCVHPEFIYAKVKVGEEIYFLAEGTLPRVAKELGWEEYRILERREGKELEGLRYEHPLLEEVPKQREFVEHHRVICGEHVVLEEGTGCVHTAPGFGEEDFLVGGKYGLPVFSPVGPDGRFTEEAGKYAGLGVKEADPLVLEDLKKKGLLVKGGTVIHSYPHCWRCKTPLIFRATEQWFLKVSEIKPLLLEKNERVEWVPAWVRERYVNGVLSVGDWCLSRQRYWGIPLPLWICSSCGNSVLVGSLEELRRLTGEKGELDLHRSDLDKLKGKCQVCGGEMERVPDVLDVWFDSSIASWASLGFPQQKEAFERLWPSAFITEGEDQVTKWFYAQQVSSILAFGEIPYRRVLTHGFALDAQGRKMSKSLGNVIDPVEVAEEHGADVLRLYILSANPPWEDLKFNLTELKQVGRALNVLWNVHVFATTYMALDSFDPSRHTLRSLFPHLLPEDKWMLSRVQGLVEEVTKALEGCEVHRAVRALLFFVLEDLSRWYVRAIRPRTWVEKEHPSKLAAYAVLYYSLERLLRLLAPFAPHLCEVMYADLRMGDSPESVHLLDWPLPEGELRDQRLERAMELARILTEEVAEARQKAGLKLRWPVAEVVVRLPEEELELLHGLEDFLRERFNCKRLLLLERKMERPQGDYSIVETENREVAVSRILSPELRGEALARELVRRLQVMRKEMGLEMEERVEAELGMGEEDAKALEPHLEYLKREVRIEGLRICRREEVGKEGYVKDWEIEGETFRLLLRRRG; encoded by the coding sequence ATGAGACCGGCTTCCAAATCCTATCATCCGCCCGAGGCGGAGAAGAGGATACAGAAATGGTGGGAGGAGAGGGGAATCTACGGGAAAGTCAAGGAGAAAGTTAAGGATAGAAGACCCTGGTATTTCCTGGACGGTCCTCCCTACGCCAGCGGTTCCATCCACCTGGGAACGGCGTGGAACAAGATCCTGAAGGACGTCTTCTTGAGGTACTGGACTATGAGGGGGCTGAACGTCAGAAGACAACCCGGCTGGGACTGCCACGGTCTTCCCATTGAGGTGATGGTGGAGGAGAGACTGGGGATCCGATCCAAGAAGGATATAGAAAAGAAAATCGGGGTGGAGAAGTTCATAGAAGAATGCAAGCGCTGGGCGCTGGAACACGTAAGGCTGATGACCGAACAGTTCAAGCGCCTAGGAGTCTGGATGGACTGGGATGAGCCCTACCTCACCCTAACCAACCAATACATAGAATCCGCCTGGTGGACCCTGAAGAAAGCCCATGAGAAGGGTCTGCTCCGTAAGGATCTGAGGGTGATCCACTGGTGTCCCAGATGCGAGACCGCCCTGGCCGAACACGAAGTGAGGGGTGAATACTACGAGGTAAAAGATCCTTCCCTCTACGCCAAGTTCAAGCTGAAAGGAGAGGAGGGCTATCTGCTGATCTGGACCACCACCCCCTGGACCCTTCCCGCCAACTTAGCCGTATGTGTCCACCCGGAGTTTATCTATGCTAAGGTGAAGGTTGGGGAGGAAATCTATTTCCTCGCCGAGGGCACCCTCCCACGCGTGGCGAAGGAGTTGGGCTGGGAGGAATACAGGATCTTGGAGAGGAGGGAGGGAAAGGAGCTGGAAGGGTTGCGCTACGAACATCCCTTACTGGAGGAGGTACCCAAGCAAAGGGAATTCGTGGAGCATCACAGGGTGATCTGTGGGGAACATGTGGTACTGGAGGAAGGAACGGGATGCGTCCATACCGCTCCGGGTTTTGGGGAAGAGGATTTCCTGGTAGGAGGGAAGTATGGCCTTCCCGTCTTTAGCCCCGTGGGTCCGGATGGAAGGTTCACGGAGGAAGCTGGAAAATATGCTGGATTGGGGGTGAAAGAAGCCGATCCCCTCGTGCTGGAGGATCTGAAGAAGAAGGGGCTCCTGGTGAAGGGAGGAACGGTAATCCACTCCTATCCCCACTGCTGGAGGTGCAAGACCCCCTTGATCTTCAGGGCCACGGAACAATGGTTCCTGAAGGTCTCGGAGATCAAACCCCTTCTGCTGGAAAAGAACGAACGAGTGGAATGGGTTCCAGCTTGGGTAAGGGAAAGGTATGTGAACGGTGTCCTCTCGGTGGGGGACTGGTGCCTCTCCAGACAGAGGTACTGGGGGATTCCCCTTCCCCTCTGGATCTGCTCCTCCTGCGGCAACTCCGTGCTGGTGGGGAGTCTGGAGGAGCTGAGGAGGCTTACCGGAGAAAAAGGTGAGCTGGACCTCCATCGTTCCGACCTCGATAAACTCAAGGGAAAGTGCCAGGTATGCGGGGGGGAGATGGAAAGGGTGCCGGATGTCCTGGATGTCTGGTTCGACTCCAGCATCGCCTCCTGGGCCAGCTTGGGCTTCCCCCAGCAGAAGGAGGCCTTCGAGAGACTTTGGCCCAGCGCCTTCATCACCGAGGGGGAAGACCAAGTGACCAAATGGTTCTATGCCCAGCAGGTCTCCTCCATCCTGGCCTTTGGGGAGATCCCCTATCGGAGGGTGCTCACCCACGGTTTTGCCCTGGATGCGCAGGGAAGGAAGATGTCCAAATCTTTGGGAAACGTGATCGATCCCGTGGAAGTGGCGGAGGAGCATGGGGCCGATGTGCTCAGGCTCTACATCCTCTCCGCCAATCCTCCCTGGGAGGACCTGAAGTTCAACCTCACCGAGCTGAAACAGGTGGGAAGGGCCCTCAACGTCCTCTGGAATGTCCATGTCTTCGCCACCACCTACATGGCTTTGGATTCCTTCGACCCAAGTCGCCACACGCTTCGGTCCCTCTTCCCCCACCTCCTACCCGAGGACAAATGGATGCTTTCGAGGGTTCAAGGTCTTGTGGAAGAGGTGACGAAAGCCCTAGAGGGATGTGAAGTACACCGGGCCGTGAGGGCCCTCCTCTTCTTCGTGCTGGAGGACTTGAGCAGGTGGTATGTGAGGGCCATCCGCCCGCGCACCTGGGTGGAAAAGGAACATCCCTCCAAGCTTGCCGCCTATGCCGTCCTCTATTATTCCCTGGAGCGCCTTCTCAGGTTGCTCGCTCCCTTCGCCCCCCATCTCTGCGAGGTCATGTATGCTGATCTCAGGATGGGCGATTCACCGGAAAGCGTGCACCTGCTCGATTGGCCCCTGCCCGAAGGGGAACTGAGGGATCAAAGGCTGGAGAGGGCCATGGAACTCGCGAGGATCCTCACGGAAGAGGTGGCGGAGGCCAGACAGAAGGCCGGACTCAAGCTCAGGTGGCCGGTGGCGGAGGTGGTGGTGAGGCTTCCGGAGGAAGAGCTGGAGCTCCTCCACGGTCTGGAAGACTTCCTGAGGGAGAGGTTCAACTGTAAGAGGCTCCTCCTGCTGGAAAGGAAGATGGAAAGACCCCAAGGGGATTACTCCATTGTTGAGACGGAGAACAGGGAGGTGGCGGTGAGCAGGATCCTTTCACCGGAACTGAGGGGGGAGGCGCTCGCGAGGGAGCTCGTGAGACGCCTCCAAGTGATGAGGAAGGAAATGGGTCTGGAGATGGAGGAAAGGGTGGAAGCTGAACTGGGAATGGGAGAGGAGGATGCCAAGGCTCTGGAGCCCCACCTCGAGTACTTGAAGAGGGAAGTGAGGATAGAGGGACTGAGGATCTGCAGAAGGGAAGAGGTGGGGAAGGAGGGCTATGTGAAGGACTGGGAGATAGAGGGAGAAACCTTCAGGCTCCTTCTGAGGAGAAGGGGCTAA
- the uppS gene encoding polyprenyl diphosphate synthase, producing MRPHHLGLIPDGNRRWAREHGLEVWQGHERGVRVLEDFLHWCLEEDIPEVTVYTLSLENLERRPAEELRHLFRLMNQCLHRVEKDRTIHEKEVRVRVLGRLNRLPGFLLTGVRRVVEATKSYNCRHLNFLIAYSAQDELFSALKRLMASRPARLTREVLERYLWVKRPVDMVIRTGKEHRLSNFLLYQAAYAELFFVDKYWPDFTREDLERCLEEFERRQRRMGS from the coding sequence ATGAGGCCCCACCATTTGGGTCTGATACCCGATGGGAACAGGAGATGGGCGAGGGAACATGGTCTGGAGGTTTGGCAGGGTCACGAAAGGGGAGTACGGGTCCTTGAAGATTTTCTCCATTGGTGTCTGGAGGAAGATATCCCAGAGGTTACCGTTTACACCCTTTCCTTGGAGAACTTGGAGAGAAGACCGGCGGAGGAACTCCGCCATCTCTTCAGGTTGATGAATCAGTGTTTGCATAGGGTGGAAAAGGATCGCACGATCCATGAGAAGGAGGTGAGGGTGAGGGTTTTGGGGAGGTTGAATAGGTTGCCCGGCTTTCTCCTGACGGGGGTGAGGAGGGTGGTGGAGGCCACCAAGTCTTACAACTGTAGGCATCTGAACTTCCTGATAGCCTACAGCGCCCAAGATGAGCTCTTCTCCGCCTTGAAAAGGCTCATGGCGAGCAGACCGGCCAGGCTAACGAGGGAAGTGTTGGAGAGGTATCTATGGGTGAAGAGGCCCGTGGACATGGTGATCAGGACCGGAAAGGAGCACAGGCTCTCCAACTTCCTCCTCTACCAGGCAGCATACGCCGAGCTCTTCTTCGTGGACAAGTACTGGCCCGATTTCACCAGGGAGGATTTGGAGAGGTGCTTGGAAGAGTTCGAGAGAAGGCAGCGCAGGATGGGGAGTTAG
- a CDS encoding inositol monophosphatase family protein, translating into MSELENVIPLVLKAGEVLREGFRRSGFLGMRGTAKGLTTPYDLKSDRVLVEGLSSSYPDHNLLTEETGLVERGSEFTWVVDPLDGTTNFASGNPLFCITLALLRREEPILGITFLPVLQELFLAERGKGAFLERRETGERIPIHVSGVEELERAYVYSCEGSETNRERTGKIVCTLYPRVRDLRKLGSAGVEAAWVACGKGDAYAATALQPWDVAASVLLVEEAGGKVTDFRGGRWRPERMDLLFSNGKLHSQLLGLLEGL; encoded by the coding sequence ATGTCCGAACTGGAGAACGTGATCCCCTTGGTTTTGAAGGCGGGGGAGGTGCTGAGGGAAGGTTTTCGTAGGAGTGGGTTTCTGGGAATGCGAGGAACGGCCAAGGGTCTTACCACCCCATATGACCTCAAGTCGGATAGGGTACTGGTGGAAGGGCTTTCCTCCTCCTATCCCGACCACAACCTTCTGACGGAGGAAACGGGTCTGGTGGAGAGGGGATCGGAGTTCACTTGGGTGGTGGACCCCTTGGACGGGACCACGAACTTCGCTTCCGGCAACCCCCTTTTCTGTATTACTTTAGCTCTTTTGAGGAGGGAGGAGCCAATCCTGGGGATAACCTTCCTCCCCGTGCTCCAGGAGCTCTTTCTGGCCGAGAGAGGAAAGGGGGCCTTCTTGGAAAGAAGGGAAACGGGGGAGAGGATCCCCATCCATGTGTCCGGAGTGGAGGAGTTGGAAAGGGCCTACGTATATTCCTGTGAGGGGAGCGAGACGAACAGGGAAAGAACGGGGAAAATCGTGTGTACCCTCTATCCGAGGGTGAGGGATTTGAGGAAGCTGGGTTCGGCGGGGGTGGAAGCGGCCTGGGTGGCATGCGGAAAGGGGGATGCCTATGCTGCCACCGCCCTCCAGCCTTGGGACGTGGCAGCTTCCGTCCTCTTGGTGGAAGAGGCGGGTGGGAAGGTCACGGATTTCCGAGGGGGAAGGTGGAGACCGGAGAGGATGGATCTGCTCTTTTCCAACGGAAAGCTGCATTCCCAGCTTCTCGGATTGCTGGAAGGTCTTTAA
- the pheA gene encoding prephenate dehydratase, producing the protein MSPPKEVALLGPEGTHTERALEALTDLLPRGAPRRYLFPVAEVFEYVFTHPEALGVVPVEDSVEGEVPFVLDLLRRYHGLRVLREIRMPVVHHLLARHGELGKIKVVASHHQALSHCRRYLRENLPHAELREMPSTAAAAELAASDPSVAAVAGERAAKIYGLKIVRRNIHDQGLSFTRFFVLGRQPLPGIRPVKTSVLLELAEDRPGILQEILREFSSRGINLTRIESRPDRGVLGEYVFFVDFEGREGEKRVEEALRAIEEKRVHVRLLGSYDVKEVKGERVKRVSLLGREEKELAGSRLAEEKAFIEEGEKRVMAGDQIRQGELVRVKTPAGERLALVVSSDRYNQLGEEVVVVPVAEGRGKEELDYELSEKDLRFAGLKGPRRVRMGVLLTVGKEGVKREGKLPSTTVREILSKLRERVLSSDL; encoded by the coding sequence TTGAGTCCACCTAAGGAAGTGGCGTTGCTGGGTCCGGAGGGAACCCATACCGAGAGGGCTTTGGAAGCCCTCACCGACCTCCTTCCCAGGGGAGCCCCTAGGAGGTACCTCTTTCCCGTGGCAGAGGTTTTTGAGTATGTCTTCACCCACCCAGAGGCTTTGGGGGTGGTGCCAGTGGAGGATTCGGTGGAGGGGGAGGTTCCCTTCGTGTTGGATCTCCTCCGGAGATATCACGGACTGAGGGTGTTGAGGGAGATCAGGATGCCCGTTGTCCATCACCTCTTGGCCAGGCACGGGGAGCTGGGGAAAATAAAGGTGGTGGCTTCCCACCATCAGGCCCTCTCCCATTGCAGGAGATACTTGAGGGAGAATCTACCCCACGCGGAGTTGAGGGAGATGCCCAGCACGGCAGCAGCCGCAGAACTGGCGGCTTCCGATCCCTCGGTGGCGGCTGTGGCGGGGGAAAGGGCCGCGAAGATTTACGGGTTGAAGATAGTGAGGAGGAACATTCACGACCAGGGCCTTAGTTTCACCAGATTCTTCGTTTTGGGTCGGCAGCCCCTTCCAGGCATCAGACCCGTGAAAACCTCCGTGCTGTTGGAACTGGCTGAGGATAGGCCGGGCATTCTCCAGGAAATCCTGCGGGAGTTTTCTTCGAGGGGAATCAACCTCACGAGGATAGAGTCCAGGCCGGACAGGGGGGTGTTGGGAGAATACGTGTTCTTCGTGGATTTCGAGGGAAGGGAGGGGGAAAAGAGGGTGGAAGAAGCGTTGCGGGCTATAGAGGAGAAGAGGGTGCACGTGAGGTTGTTGGGATCTTACGATGTCAAGGAGGTGAAGGGGGAAAGGGTGAAAAGAGTCTCCTTGCTGGGAAGGGAGGAGAAGGAGCTGGCGGGGTCGAGGTTGGCGGAAGAGAAGGCTTTCATAGAAGAGGGGGAGAAAAGGGTGATGGCAGGAGACCAAATCAGGCAGGGAGAACTGGTGAGGGTAAAAACCCCTGCAGGGGAGAGGTTGGCCTTGGTGGTCTCTTCCGACAGGTACAACCAGTTGGGGGAGGAGGTGGTGGTGGTTCCGGTGGCGGAAGGGAGGGGGAAGGAGGAACTGGATTATGAACTCTCCGAGAAGGATTTGAGGTTCGCCGGGTTGAAGGGTCCCAGGAGGGTGAGGATGGGTGTGCTCCTCACGGTGGGAAAGGAAGGGGTGAAGAGGGAAGGGAAGCTTCCCTCTACTACGGTAAGGGAAATCCTCTCCAAGCTGAGGGAGAGGGTCCTCTCCTCGGACCTGTGA
- a CDS encoding nitroreductase family protein has protein sequence MDVYSAIRERRSVRAYRQEPVPEEALRRMLEAARLAPSAKNLQPWKLVVVRDPERRKKLAEAAYGQEFVAEAPVVIAAVALDPERVMRCGVPSYAVDVAIVVDHLTLAAVQEGLGTCWIGSFSQEEVRKILGIPEKYKVVALLPVGYPADEPLPKYRKELDELVCYEVFKE, from the coding sequence ATGGACGTATATTCGGCCATAAGAGAGCGAAGGAGTGTGAGGGCCTATCGTCAGGAGCCAGTTCCGGAAGAAGCCTTGAGGAGGATGCTGGAGGCAGCCAGGCTCGCCCCCTCCGCTAAGAACCTTCAACCCTGGAAGTTGGTGGTGGTTAGGGACCCGGAGCGAAGGAAAAAGCTGGCGGAGGCCGCCTACGGACAGGAGTTCGTGGCAGAGGCCCCCGTGGTGATAGCGGCCGTGGCTTTGGATCCTGAAAGGGTGATGAGGTGCGGGGTTCCTTCCTATGCCGTGGATGTGGCCATCGTAGTGGACCATCTCACTTTGGCGGCCGTACAAGAGGGACTGGGGACCTGCTGGATTGGTTCCTTTTCCCAAGAAGAGGTGAGGAAGATTCTTGGTATACCCGAAAAGTACAAGGTGGTGGCACTCCTCCCCGTTGGTTATCCTGCGGATGAGCCCCTACCCAAATACAGGAAGGAACTGGACGAACTCGTCTGTTATGAGGTCTTCAAGGAATAG
- a CDS encoding DUF131 domain-containing protein, with product MKPEGFLLVGFLLLLLGILFLTLGVWGMAERGRVEGGGVVVIGPFPIAFGTSETIAKLMAAVGLILALLFILLVWRG from the coding sequence ATGAAACCAGAGGGTTTCCTGCTGGTGGGTTTCCTGCTCCTCCTTTTGGGTATCCTCTTCCTCACCCTCGGAGTGTGGGGGATGGCGGAGAGGGGGAGGGTAGAGGGTGGGGGGGTGGTGGTGATAGGACCCTTCCCCATAGCCTTCGGTACCAGTGAGACCATAGCCAAACTGATGGCGGCCGTGGGTTTGATTTTGGCCCTCCTCTTCATCCTTCTCGTGTGGAGGGGTTAG
- a CDS encoding UbiX family flavin prenyltransferase, with protein sequence MHLIVALTGSSGVVYGVRFLEVCRELGIETDLILSEAGKEILRLEMGKEPEEVEKLASRKYGENELTSPLSSGSYEVDGMVIVPCSMKTLACVANGISGNLITRAADVMLKQGKPLVLVPRETPLSLIHLENMLKAKRAGAVVLPACPAFYHGAKNLSDLVDFIVGKILDVLGIKHRLYRRWGGG encoded by the coding sequence ATGCACCTCATCGTTGCCCTCACAGGCTCCAGCGGAGTGGTTTATGGAGTGCGCTTCTTAGAGGTTTGCAGGGAGTTGGGAATAGAAACGGACCTCATCCTCTCGGAGGCTGGAAAGGAAATCCTGAGGCTGGAGATGGGAAAGGAACCGGAAGAAGTGGAAAAACTGGCCAGCAGGAAATACGGAGAAAATGAACTCACCTCTCCCCTCTCCAGTGGCTCCTACGAGGTGGACGGAATGGTGATCGTCCCCTGCAGCATGAAGACCTTGGCCTGTGTGGCGAATGGGATTTCAGGAAACCTCATCACCAGGGCTGCTGATGTCATGCTCAAGCAGGGAAAGCCCCTCGTTTTGGTTCCACGTGAGACCCCCCTCAGCCTCATCCACTTAGAAAACATGCTAAAGGCGAAAAGGGCAGGCGCGGTGGTTCTTCCTGCCTGTCCTGCCTTCTATCATGGGGCAAAAAACCTCTCGGACTTGGTGGACTTCATCGTGGGCAAAATCCTAGATGTGCTGGGGATAAAGCACCGTCTCTATCGGAGATGGGGGGGAGGATGA
- a CDS encoding UbiD family decarboxylase gives MGGRMSLREFVERLERKGLLLKVKREVSPRYEITSLLLKAGEKPVKFEKVKGSPFPLVSNVCASRELVALALGVKPSDLLRTLLKAIENPKEPERMEAREYRELPPDLRKLPILLHYPFDGGKYITGGIVVAEDPELGINLSFHRMMVVGKDRVVMRILPRHFHTFLERGLKEFAVCIGCDVHVLLSAATSLELGRSELGMASALRKTKVVELGGLLVPEAEMVMIMEMTGEEREEGPFLDLTGTLDMVRKQKVARVKKLFVKEEALYHAILPAGPEHKILMGMPREPTIFREVNKVCECKDVYLTPGGCSWLHAVVSIKKRKPDDGKKAIEAAFRGHSSLKHVWVVDEDINPRNPEEVEWAMATRFQGDRGMVVKKERGSSLDPSADPETGLTTKVGFDLTIPPDRPRSSFLRPRR, from the coding sequence ATGGGGGGGAGGATGAGCCTCAGGGAATTCGTGGAAAGGCTGGAAAGAAAAGGACTCCTCCTCAAGGTTAAAAGGGAGGTGAGTCCCCGATACGAAATCACCTCCTTACTCCTGAAGGCGGGGGAAAAACCGGTTAAGTTCGAGAAGGTGAAGGGATCCCCTTTTCCCCTAGTCTCCAACGTTTGTGCTTCTAGGGAGCTGGTGGCCCTAGCCTTGGGAGTTAAACCTTCCGATCTCCTGCGCACCCTACTGAAGGCCATAGAAAATCCTAAAGAACCGGAGAGGATGGAGGCGAGGGAATACAGGGAACTTCCACCCGACTTGAGAAAACTACCCATCCTTCTCCACTACCCCTTCGACGGCGGGAAGTACATCACGGGAGGAATAGTGGTCGCTGAGGATCCAGAGCTGGGAATAAACCTATCCTTCCACAGGATGATGGTGGTGGGGAAAGACAGGGTGGTGATGAGGATCCTTCCAAGACACTTCCACACCTTCCTGGAGAGGGGACTGAAGGAATTCGCGGTGTGTATTGGATGTGATGTGCATGTCCTCCTCTCAGCCGCCACCTCCTTAGAGCTCGGAAGGAGTGAACTTGGAATGGCCAGCGCCCTCCGGAAGACGAAGGTGGTGGAGCTGGGAGGACTCCTCGTACCGGAAGCGGAAATGGTGATGATCATGGAAATGACAGGAGAAGAAAGGGAAGAAGGACCTTTCCTCGATCTCACGGGAACTCTGGATATGGTGAGGAAACAGAAAGTGGCTAGGGTGAAGAAGCTTTTTGTAAAAGAAGAAGCCCTTTACCATGCCATCCTCCCAGCCGGACCGGAACACAAGATCCTGATGGGTATGCCCAGGGAACCCACCATCTTCAGGGAGGTGAACAAGGTATGTGAATGCAAGGATGTCTACCTCACACCTGGAGGGTGCTCTTGGCTGCATGCGGTGGTGAGTATAAAGAAAAGGAAACCGGACGATGGAAAAAAAGCGATAGAGGCGGCCTTTAGGGGGCACTCCTCCCTCAAACACGTTTGGGTGGTGGACGAAGACATAAACCCAAGGAACCCGGAAGAGGTGGAGTGGGCCATGGCCACGCGCTTCCAGGGTGACCGGGGAATGGTGGTGAAAAAGGAAAGGGGTTCCTCCTTGGACCCCTCCGCCGATCCCGAGACGGGCCTCACCACGAAGGTGGGCTTCGACCTCACCATCCCCCCCGACCGTCCCCGCTCTTCTTTCCTCCGCCCTAGGAGGTGA